The following DNA comes from Chryseobacterium gallinarum.
GATCCATCAGTTTATCCTTGGGATGTCGCCTTATCCCGCAGCTTTTACCACTTTAAAAATCGGTGCAGAAGAAAAAGGATTGAAAATATTCGGGGGTAAATTTGAAATTGCCAATCATGGGAAACCAGCCGGAATATTGGATATTTCAAAAAACGAATTTAAAATCTATACGGAAGATGGTATTTATTTCCCACAAGAGCTCCAACTTGAAGGCAAAAAAAGAATGACTGTAAAGGATTTCCTGAATGGTTTCAGAAATTTTGATGAAATATCGCTTTAGAATTCACTATAAAAATAAAGGTCACAAAAGATACAAAATCCTTTGTGACTTTTATTTTAAAAATGCAGAAAGCCGGTCTGTCATCAGCTCTTTACTATTTTTCTGCGGATTCTGCTGATAAATTCAGGGGTAACTCCAAGATATGCAGCAATCTGGATATTGGTAAGGCGATGAGCCGTTTGAGGATACTCTTTCAGAAAATCAAGATAACGTTCTTCTGAAGGCTTGCTCAGGTTATCAATAATTCTGCGCTGTAAAGCAATAATTGACATTTGAAACTTGAGCCTCATCAATCTTTCCACTTCAGGCATTTCAAAATAAAATCTTTCTTTCTTTTCTTTTGGAATAAGAAAAATCTCACTGTCTTCTATTGCCTGTATATTGAGTTTTGATGGAATCAGATTAATAAAACTGTCTATATCAGAAACCCACCAGTTTTCTATACCGAAATATAATATTTGTTCCGCTCCATGATGATCAGTATGAAATACTTTAAAACAACCTTTCACCACAAATCCTTCAAACTGGCAAATATCACCTTCTTTTAAAAGGAAGTCTTTCTTTTTCATCTTCTGAAGCCTGAAAGCGCTGCA
Coding sequences within:
- a CDS encoding Crp/Fnr family transcriptional regulator, translated to MIESLKKHIREYVDISEEKLDKYCSAFRLQKMKKKDFLLKEGDICQFEGFVVKGCFKVFHTDHHGAEQILYFGIENWWVSDIDSFINLIPSKLNIQAIEDSEIFLIPKEKKERFYFEMPEVERLMRLKFQMSIIALQRRIIDNLSKPSEERYLDFLKEYPQTAHRLTNIQIAAYLGVTPEFISRIRRKIVKS